One Aspergillus oryzae RIB40 DNA, chromosome 2 genomic window carries:
- a CDS encoding carboxymuconolactone decarboxylase family protein (predicted protein), which translates to MRLPYVPNPPPTTTPEEADILNRVQTRRGEKGLIPLDLALLHSFPVADGWNSFIGAIRTRTSLSQAIRELIICRIAVINGAWFEWDQHSPLLMEGGCSAEAVEVVRDAQADIPQKVQEKVLSPEEAAVLKYTDAMTKTVTVPEDVFQELKGLYNDREVVEITATAAAYNC; encoded by the exons ATGCGTCTTCCATATGTCCCCAACCCGCCccctactactactcccGAAGAGGCAGATATCCTCAATCGGGTGCAGACCCGACGCGGTGAAAAGGGCTTAATACCTCTCGATCTCGCCCTTTTGCATTCATTCCCAGTTGCCGATGGGTGGAATTCGTTCATTGGGGCTATCCGAACCCGCACTAGCCTCTCCCAAGCTATTCGTGAACTGATCATCTGCCGCATCGCTGTGATCAACGGAGCCTGGTTCGAATGGGATCAACACTCACCCTTGCTCATGGAGGGTGGATGTAGTGCAGAAGCGGTGGAGGTCGTTCGTGATGCTCAGGCTGATATCCCCCAGAAAGTACAAGAGAAGGTGCTAAGTCCCGAGGAGGCAGCGGTGCTGAAGTATACTGACGCCATGACAAAAACTGTTACTGTGCCCGAGGATGTGTTTCAAGAATTGAAAGGACTTTACAATGATCGAGAGGTTGTGGAGATCACTGCTACCGCAGCAGCTTATAACTGT TAA